A region of Pyxidicoccus parkwaysis DNA encodes the following proteins:
- a CDS encoding galactose-binding domain-containing protein, which produces MLAAVGVVAFAPSAQAQVGTVNLALNKPVTTSTSEAGLPGSYAVDGIATTRWGSAFTTSEWIQVDLGASTTIGRVVLTWETAYGKGYTVQVSTDGNTWQNARVVTDGDGGTDDLALTATGRYVRILCQVRGAVDYGYSLWELAVYGGTAPAGDLAKGRPATASSVEVNAPQLAAQYAFDGDAGTRWSSAATASEWIRVDLGSVQQLGKVVLNWEGAYGKTYALEGSNDDATWTALAPNVSNDAAGIRQTTVSGSARYVRMRGIERGTGYGYSLWSFEVYGPGGGPTDPPPQTTNQTVKLMFPELAYAKINVSPAPISVTPTPEEGNTTPSVRNPPGPFTYEITFAPNTTVTMSKNQFSPTQPNTDIRLVVTDANGVVQRGQTVSALAVQGAEWKVEIYSTGTGPDGRDRTIIPDPYVAPAPPPVSGAFAVTAPANGAMITGTRRPTLQWAAVTGATNYKVYLNISRNDYDWMAPGSLLDRYTLMTTTTATSWTLTEDLPDRWTYKWYVVATLPSGGTTRSDLRTFSVYLPVVETVADAVPLINGIRDLNKNGTIEPYEDWHNPIATRVNDLMSRMTLHEKALQMFYDAKTVPEAGFMMGPLSPQDIVNFQKASAATRLGIPHIDAGDTIHGYKTSWPTQPALAASRDLDTVYELGDMQRREQLAIGSRGTLSPLAEVGTKVLYPRIQEGNGEDADLAAGLTRALIAGLQGGPEVNPHSIWVTTKHWPGQGAGGEAGITYDGTTIHYHMRPWHAALEAGTSGIMPGYAGSWLLGPEGYGAGDNPSIINYLRTKLGYTGVICSDWLPSGAWSRSATAGSDVMGGATPTQMGAFESEVAASRIDEAARRILELKFRMGVFEDPYRGGPGGTSQWHTADHKALVRRAAANAMTLLKNDGALPLRLAAGASIVVAGPRADDPSCMVTWRSDFHGTEFGDLTIYQAIKQRAEAAGITVYKDAAPAGVTPNAAIVVVGESYFTHGTEWDKEKPYLPGDPIGPAHDAKWGNQYGVITGFKSQNIPTTTVVILPRPYVLTNVVPQSNALLVAYRPGDSGGPAVADVLFGDVFPRGMLPWQLPRGMDQVGTDVESGQLEQWDLPFDLGATAAQRAEIRQKIATGQAIQPIYGNPLFQYGAGIQGFGLVDATPPTAFTLTTPAPGSTITTKPTFTWTASSDPQTGIHRYEVYLDGSPFPVATVRTPSASLTSTAIGNGAHTWFVKAYNWAGGVTTSATATFTMNDTAPPAAFTALVPAAGSTVSGATTTFIWEQTTDVGAGVSQYVLNVDGTDRSPTATPHAYVGTTTNLALGKNVAATSNEFGSPNDAVDGNAATRWSSRNDTASPDTESITVDLGAVYSLKRVRLSWEAAYGKQYVVETSLDGSTGWQTLRNVTTGDGGEDDLTGLSGVGRYVRMRGVQRGTGYGYSLWEFEVYGVGTEQLSITGLNAGSHTWRVKAVDGAGNSTQSNGPITFTK; this is translated from the coding sequence ATGCTCGCGGCAGTGGGTGTGGTGGCCTTCGCGCCGTCCGCGCAGGCGCAGGTGGGCACCGTCAACCTGGCCCTCAACAAGCCGGTGACGACGTCCACGAGTGAAGCGGGCCTGCCCGGCAGCTACGCGGTGGACGGCATCGCCACCACGCGCTGGGGCAGCGCCTTCACCACCAGCGAGTGGATTCAGGTGGACCTCGGCGCGAGCACCACCATCGGCCGCGTGGTGCTCACCTGGGAGACGGCGTACGGCAAGGGCTACACCGTGCAGGTCTCCACGGACGGCAACACGTGGCAGAACGCGCGCGTCGTCACCGACGGCGACGGCGGCACGGATGACCTCGCGCTGACGGCCACCGGCCGCTACGTGCGCATCCTCTGCCAGGTGCGCGGCGCGGTGGACTACGGCTACTCGCTGTGGGAGCTCGCGGTGTACGGCGGCACGGCCCCCGCCGGAGACCTCGCGAAGGGCCGGCCCGCCACCGCGTCCAGCGTGGAGGTCAACGCTCCGCAGCTCGCCGCGCAGTACGCCTTCGACGGAGACGCCGGCACGCGCTGGTCCTCCGCCGCGACGGCCTCGGAGTGGATTCGCGTGGACCTCGGCTCCGTGCAGCAGCTCGGCAAGGTGGTGCTCAACTGGGAGGGCGCCTACGGCAAGACGTATGCGCTCGAGGGCTCCAACGACGACGCCACCTGGACGGCGCTCGCGCCCAACGTGAGCAACGACGCCGCGGGCATCCGGCAGACCACCGTTTCGGGCAGCGCGCGGTACGTGCGCATGCGCGGAATCGAGCGCGGCACCGGCTACGGCTACTCGCTCTGGTCCTTCGAGGTGTACGGGCCCGGCGGCGGCCCCACCGACCCGCCCCCGCAGACGACGAACCAGACGGTGAAGCTCATGTTCCCCGAGCTGGCCTACGCGAAAATCAACGTCTCGCCCGCGCCCATCAGCGTCACGCCCACGCCCGAGGAGGGCAACACCACGCCCTCCGTGCGCAACCCGCCCGGGCCCTTCACCTACGAAATCACCTTCGCGCCGAACACCACGGTGACGATGTCCAAGAACCAGTTCTCGCCCACGCAGCCCAACACGGACATCCGGCTTGTCGTCACGGACGCCAACGGCGTGGTGCAGCGCGGCCAGACTGTCTCCGCGCTCGCGGTGCAGGGAGCCGAGTGGAAGGTGGAAATCTATTCCACGGGCACGGGCCCCGACGGGCGCGACAGGACCATCATCCCCGACCCGTACGTGGCTCCCGCGCCGCCGCCCGTCTCCGGAGCCTTCGCCGTCACCGCGCCCGCCAACGGCGCCATGATTACCGGCACGCGCCGCCCCACGCTCCAGTGGGCCGCCGTCACCGGCGCGACGAACTACAAGGTCTACCTGAACATCAGCCGCAACGACTACGACTGGATGGCGCCGGGCAGCCTGCTGGACCGCTACACGCTGATGACCACCACCACGGCCACGTCATGGACGCTGACCGAGGACCTGCCGGACCGCTGGACGTACAAGTGGTACGTCGTGGCCACCCTCCCGAGCGGCGGCACCACGCGCTCGGACCTGCGCACCTTCTCCGTGTACCTGCCGGTGGTGGAGACGGTGGCGGACGCGGTGCCGCTCATCAACGGCATCCGCGACCTCAACAAGAACGGGACGATTGAGCCCTACGAGGACTGGCACAACCCCATCGCCACGCGCGTCAACGACCTGATGTCGCGCATGACGCTGCACGAGAAGGCGTTGCAGATGTTCTACGACGCGAAGACGGTGCCGGAGGCCGGCTTCATGATGGGCCCCCTGAGCCCGCAGGACATCGTCAACTTCCAGAAGGCCTCCGCCGCCACGCGCCTGGGAATCCCCCACATCGACGCGGGCGACACCATCCACGGCTACAAGACGAGCTGGCCCACGCAGCCCGCGCTCGCGGCCTCGCGTGACTTGGACACCGTCTACGAGTTGGGAGACATGCAGCGCCGCGAGCAGCTCGCGATAGGCAGCCGCGGCACGCTGTCGCCGCTGGCCGAGGTGGGCACCAAGGTGCTCTACCCGCGCATCCAAGAGGGCAACGGCGAGGACGCGGACCTGGCGGCCGGCCTCACCCGCGCGCTCATCGCGGGCCTGCAAGGCGGCCCGGAAGTGAATCCGCATTCCATCTGGGTGACGACGAAGCACTGGCCGGGCCAGGGCGCGGGCGGTGAGGCCGGCATCACCTACGACGGCACCACCATCCACTACCACATGCGTCCGTGGCACGCGGCGCTCGAGGCCGGCACCAGCGGCATCATGCCGGGCTACGCGGGGAGCTGGCTGCTCGGGCCGGAGGGCTACGGCGCCGGAGACAACCCGAGCATCATCAACTACCTGCGCACGAAGCTCGGGTACACGGGCGTCATCTGCTCGGACTGGCTGCCGTCGGGCGCGTGGTCTCGCTCGGCGACGGCGGGCTCGGACGTCATGGGCGGCGCCACGCCGACGCAGATGGGCGCGTTCGAGAGCGAAGTCGCGGCGTCGCGCATCGACGAGGCCGCGCGCCGCATCCTGGAATTGAAGTTCCGCATGGGCGTCTTCGAGGACCCGTACCGGGGCGGCCCCGGCGGCACCTCGCAGTGGCACACGGCGGACCACAAGGCGCTGGTGCGCCGCGCGGCGGCCAACGCGATGACGCTCCTGAAGAACGACGGCGCGCTGCCGCTGCGGCTGGCCGCCGGTGCGTCGATTGTCGTCGCAGGCCCGCGCGCGGATGACCCGTCCTGCATGGTGACGTGGCGCTCGGACTTCCACGGGACGGAGTTCGGGGACCTCACCATCTACCAGGCCATCAAGCAGCGCGCGGAGGCCGCGGGCATCACCGTCTACAAGGACGCGGCGCCCGCGGGCGTGACGCCCAACGCGGCCATCGTCGTGGTGGGCGAGAGCTACTTCACCCACGGCACCGAGTGGGACAAGGAGAAGCCCTACCTGCCCGGAGACCCCATCGGCCCCGCGCACGACGCGAAGTGGGGCAACCAGTACGGCGTCATCACCGGCTTCAAGTCGCAGAACATCCCCACGACGACGGTGGTCATCCTCCCGCGCCCGTACGTGCTGACCAACGTGGTGCCACAGAGCAACGCGCTGCTCGTCGCGTACCGGCCCGGCGACTCCGGAGGCCCGGCCGTGGCGGACGTGCTCTTCGGCGACGTCTTCCCGCGCGGCATGCTGCCGTGGCAGCTCCCGCGCGGCATGGACCAGGTGGGCACGGACGTAGAGAGTGGCCAGCTGGAGCAGTGGGATTTGCCCTTTGATTTGGGCGCCACGGCGGCGCAGCGCGCGGAGATTCGCCAGAAGATTGCGACGGGCCAGGCGATTCAGCCCATCTACGGCAACCCGCTGTTCCAGTACGGCGCGGGCATCCAGGGCTTCGGGCTGGTGGACGCCACGCCGCCCACGGCCTTCACGCTCACCACGCCGGCGCCGGGCTCCACGATTACGACGAAGCCCACCTTCACGTGGACGGCGAGCAGCGACCCGCAGACGGGCATCCACCGCTACGAGGTGTACCTGGACGGCAGCCCGTTCCCGGTGGCGACGGTGAGGACTCCGTCCGCGTCGCTGACGAGCACGGCCATCGGCAACGGGGCGCACACGTGGTTCGTGAAGGCCTACAACTGGGCGGGGGGAGTCACGACGTCCGCCACGGCGACCTTCACGATGAACGACACGGCGCCGCCCGCGGCCTTCACGGCGCTGGTGCCGGCGGCGGGCTCGACGGTGTCGGGGGCGACGACGACGTTCATCTGGGAGCAGACGACGGACGTGGGCGCGGGCGTGTCGCAGTACGTGCTCAACGTGGACGGCACGGACCGCAGCCCCACGGCGACGCCGCATGCGTACGTGGGGACGACGACGAACCTCGCGCTGGGGAAGAACGTGGCGGCGACGTCCAACGAGTTCGGCAGCCCGAACGACGCGGTGGACGGCAATGCGGCTACGCGATGGTCCAGCCGGAATGACACGGCCAGTCCGGACACGGAGTCCATCACCGTGGACCTCGGGGCGGTGTACTCCCTCAAGCGCGTGCGGCTGAGCTGGGAGGCGGCGTACGGCAAGCAGTACGTGGTGGAGACGTCGCTCGACGGGAGCACGGGCTGGCAGACGCTGCGCAACGTGACGACGGGAGACGGCGGTGAGGACGACCTCACCGGCCTGAGCGGCGTCGGGCGCTACGTGCGGATGCGCGGCGTGCAGCGCGGGACGGGCTACGGCTACTCGCTGTGGGAGTTCGAGGTGTACGGCGTGGGCACGGAGCAGCTCTCCATTACGGGGCTGAACGCCGGCAGCCACACGTGGCGGGTGAAGGCCGTGGACGGCGCGGGCAACAGCACGCAGTCCAACGGGCCCATCACCTTCACGAAGTAG
- the msrA gene encoding peptide-methionine (S)-S-oxide reductase MsrA, producing the protein MFFNPTKKLRMPGPDEALPGRQDEMPVPEKHEVLGTPLKGPVPEGFEEAIFGMGCFWGVERKFYQTPGVYSTAAGYAGGLTPNPTYREVCSGQTGHNEVVRVVYDPKKVTYEQLLRVFWENHDPTQGMRQGNDVGTQYRSGIYFTSEAQKRAAEASRDAYQKALKAKGYGEISTEVLPAPPFYYAEDYHQQYLEKNPGGYCGIGGTGVSCPVGVGVSA; encoded by the coding sequence ATGTTCTTCAACCCCACGAAGAAGCTGAGGATGCCGGGCCCGGACGAGGCACTGCCGGGCCGGCAAGACGAGATGCCCGTCCCCGAGAAGCACGAGGTGCTCGGCACCCCGCTCAAGGGCCCGGTGCCGGAGGGCTTCGAGGAAGCCATCTTCGGCATGGGCTGCTTCTGGGGCGTGGAGCGCAAGTTCTACCAGACGCCCGGTGTGTACAGCACCGCGGCGGGCTACGCGGGAGGACTGACGCCCAACCCCACGTATCGCGAGGTGTGCTCGGGACAGACGGGCCACAACGAGGTGGTGCGCGTCGTCTACGACCCGAAGAAGGTGACGTACGAGCAGCTGCTGCGCGTCTTCTGGGAGAACCACGACCCGACGCAGGGCATGCGCCAGGGCAACGACGTGGGCACGCAGTACCGCTCCGGCATCTACTTCACGAGCGAGGCGCAGAAGCGCGCCGCCGAGGCCAGCCGCGACGCGTACCAGAAGGCGCTGAAGGCGAAGGGCTACGGTGAGATTTCGACGGAAGTCCTCCCCGCGCCGCCGTTCTATTACGCCGAGGACTACCACCAGCAGTACCTGGAGAAGAACCCGGGCGGCTACTGCGGCATCGGCGGCACCGGCGTGAGCTGCCCCGTCGGCGTCGGCGTCAGCGCCTGA
- a CDS encoding Sapep family Mn(2+)-dependent dipeptidase — translation MRTRLTAALLCVLPSLTFAAAAKDARCQGTPKARAARFSEAAMKGTPAAERYAAYVQACALDEVVELTKQLVRFKTVSSEVPAAKSPAIADMGRFLQKWAKAHGMTYRAVGTNDVFELSWGEGAPSLGLVFHGDVVPAPVHEWKKPPFEPYVQDGRLYGRGVEDDKGPLAQALVALDFARQLGLKPQGRVLVIVGNGEESDWTGMQKYTSTEPKAAHTISVDSNYPVVAAQSGFVAWSLEAPVGEAVKDAKATLRAVDVTGGEFLTQVPGAATLKLMPSTGRTAEQALADVQAAVSAEKGARATLEADVKRDGDSVVLTTHGKAVHASIADEGHNAMWDLAAVASRLPLEDNGIAAMLRVVARRFDGDHYGQKLGVAYKDDGLMGPLIAAPTVLRVKDGVVTLGVNMRRPRGQDAATFNAALDKATKRVGEDSGGRVKEDTKARYVGDAHVADTSGTLVTTLLDIYKRHKNAPDVKPGSVRGGTYARLFPRGVDFGPGFPGELYTGHAPDESISLESLDAGTRMLAEAVQALALTPQAAEPATK, via the coding sequence ATGCGTACACGACTGACCGCCGCCCTCCTGTGTGTCCTCCCCTCCCTGACCTTCGCCGCCGCCGCGAAGGACGCGCGCTGCCAGGGCACCCCCAAGGCCCGCGCCGCTCGCTTCTCGGAAGCCGCCATGAAGGGCACCCCCGCCGCCGAGCGCTATGCCGCCTACGTCCAGGCCTGCGCCCTGGACGAGGTGGTGGAGCTGACGAAGCAGCTCGTCCGCTTCAAGACGGTGAGCAGCGAGGTGCCCGCCGCGAAGAGCCCCGCCATCGCCGACATGGGCCGCTTCCTGCAGAAGTGGGCGAAGGCGCACGGCATGACGTACCGCGCCGTGGGCACCAACGACGTCTTCGAGCTGTCCTGGGGCGAGGGCGCGCCGAGCCTGGGCCTCGTCTTCCACGGCGACGTGGTGCCCGCGCCCGTGCACGAGTGGAAGAAGCCTCCCTTCGAGCCCTACGTCCAGGACGGCCGCCTCTACGGGCGCGGCGTGGAGGACGACAAGGGGCCGCTGGCGCAGGCGCTGGTGGCGCTCGACTTCGCGCGGCAGCTGGGGCTGAAGCCGCAGGGCCGCGTGCTGGTCATCGTCGGCAACGGCGAGGAGAGCGACTGGACGGGCATGCAGAAGTACACGTCCACCGAGCCCAAGGCCGCGCACACCATCTCCGTGGACTCCAACTACCCCGTGGTGGCCGCGCAGTCCGGCTTCGTCGCCTGGAGCCTGGAGGCGCCCGTCGGTGAGGCCGTGAAGGACGCGAAGGCCACGCTGCGCGCGGTGGACGTCACCGGCGGCGAGTTCCTCACGCAGGTGCCCGGCGCCGCCACGCTGAAGCTCATGCCCTCCACGGGCCGCACCGCCGAGCAGGCGCTGGCGGACGTGCAGGCCGCCGTCTCCGCGGAGAAGGGCGCGCGCGCCACGCTGGAGGCGGACGTGAAGCGCGACGGGGACAGCGTGGTGCTCACCACGCACGGCAAGGCGGTGCATGCGTCCATCGCCGACGAGGGGCACAACGCGATGTGGGACCTCGCTGCCGTGGCCTCGCGCCTGCCGCTCGAGGACAACGGCATCGCGGCGATGCTGCGCGTGGTGGCCCGCCGCTTCGACGGGGACCACTACGGGCAGAAGCTGGGTGTGGCGTACAAGGACGACGGCCTGATGGGTCCGCTCATCGCCGCGCCCACGGTGCTGCGCGTGAAGGACGGCGTCGTCACCCTGGGCGTCAACATGCGCCGGCCGCGGGGGCAGGACGCCGCGACGTTCAACGCCGCGCTCGACAAGGCGACGAAGCGGGTGGGCGAGGACTCGGGTGGGCGCGTGAAGGAGGACACCAAGGCCCGCTACGTGGGCGACGCGCACGTGGCGGACACGTCCGGCACGCTCGTCACCACGCTGCTCGACATCTACAAGCGCCACAAGAATGCCCCGGACGTGAAGCCCGGCTCGGTGCGCGGCGGCACCTACGCGCGCCTGTTCCCCAGGGGCGTGGACTTCGGGCCCGGCTTCCCCGGTGAGCTGTACACGGGCCATGCACCGGATGAGTCCATCTCCCTGGAGAGCCTCGACGCCGGCACGCGCATGCTCGCCGAAGCCGTGCAGGCGCTGGCGCTGACGCCGCAGGCGGCCGAGCCCGCGACGAAGTAG
- a CDS encoding PAS domain-containing protein gives MTREEPGGARTLRAAEFLREHRSALLSDWEQSMHALHADHAERHTWLLDHMPELLLALAEVIEHGPEGLGTALWDEHAVIRLDQGFDLGEVAAEYALLRKCILRRLEAEPRGLAPGELERLDEAVDRVVTRTMTCFSQARQRILQALDRMTQATLDNPSVDALLMRLLNVLMESALAVDSAAVMMLEGSQLVVRAAVGLAADVAVGTALRLDEGFMGQVATTRKPQALRSAATDPRVVMPALKEPGLRAVYGVPMLEDERLLGVAYMGSRTAFLFSDPDTLLFRSITQRATAYLVQARLQADERSARVEAQRSLAQLNALLSATPMGIAFMDTELRYMRLNQAMADLNGVPVADHVGRTFRDIQPKVIVDLIEPILHRALETGEPVRSFEFVLSPSASRGGGRTWQASVYPVRTDMGELLGLGCTVVDITEHKQAEATLQRAVDFREQLLAVLGHDLRNPLNAINASAFQLSRAEGWGPPERRAVDRIRKATARMGRMINDILDFARSRLGGGIPVSRQRMNLAEVCQATLEELQVSHPERQLVFEAHGDTWGQWDPDRVSQVLGNLVANAIQHGQEGAPVRTVVRGEPDEVVLQVHNLGEPIPAELRARIFDPFKMHPGPRDAEKQKRSLGLGLYIVSQIAGVHGGRVEVRSTAEEGTTFTVYWPRVPPSV, from the coding sequence GTGACGAGAGAGGAGCCCGGTGGGGCGAGGACGCTCCGGGCCGCGGAGTTCCTGCGTGAGCACCGCTCGGCACTGCTGTCCGACTGGGAGCAGAGCATGCACGCGCTGCACGCGGACCACGCGGAGCGCCACACCTGGCTGCTGGACCACATGCCGGAGTTGCTCCTCGCGTTGGCCGAGGTCATCGAGCACGGCCCCGAGGGCCTGGGCACCGCCCTCTGGGACGAGCACGCGGTGATACGGCTGGACCAGGGCTTCGACTTGGGCGAGGTGGCGGCCGAGTACGCGCTCCTGCGCAAGTGCATCCTCCGGCGGCTGGAGGCGGAGCCGCGTGGGTTGGCGCCGGGCGAACTGGAGCGGCTGGACGAGGCGGTGGACCGCGTCGTCACGCGCACCATGACGTGTTTCTCACAGGCCCGTCAGCGCATCCTCCAGGCGTTGGACCGGATGACGCAGGCCACGCTGGACAACCCCAGCGTGGACGCGCTGCTGATGCGGCTGCTCAACGTGCTGATGGAGTCGGCGCTCGCGGTGGACTCGGCGGCGGTGATGATGCTGGAGGGCAGCCAGCTGGTGGTGCGCGCCGCGGTGGGGCTGGCGGCGGACGTGGCCGTCGGCACCGCCCTGCGGCTGGACGAGGGCTTCATGGGCCAGGTGGCCACCACGCGCAAGCCGCAGGCCCTGCGCTCGGCCGCCACGGACCCGCGCGTGGTGATGCCGGCCCTGAAGGAACCGGGCCTGCGCGCCGTCTACGGCGTGCCCATGCTGGAGGACGAGCGGCTGCTGGGCGTGGCGTACATGGGCTCGCGCACCGCCTTCCTCTTCTCGGACCCGGACACGCTGCTGTTCCGCAGCATCACCCAGCGGGCCACGGCGTACCTGGTCCAGGCCCGGCTCCAGGCGGATGAGCGCAGCGCGCGCGTGGAGGCACAGCGCTCGCTCGCGCAGCTCAACGCGCTCTTGTCCGCCACGCCCATGGGCATCGCCTTCATGGACACGGAGCTGCGCTACATGCGCCTCAACCAGGCCATGGCGGACCTCAACGGCGTCCCCGTGGCCGACCACGTGGGCCGCACGTTCCGCGACATCCAGCCGAAGGTGATTGTGGACCTCATCGAGCCCATCCTCCACCGCGCGCTGGAGACGGGCGAGCCGGTGCGCTCGTTCGAGTTCGTCCTGTCCCCGTCCGCGTCCCGGGGCGGCGGCCGCACGTGGCAGGCCAGCGTCTACCCGGTGCGCACGGACATGGGTGAGCTGCTGGGCCTGGGCTGCACCGTGGTGGACATCACCGAGCACAAGCAGGCGGAGGCCACGCTCCAGCGCGCGGTGGACTTCCGCGAGCAGCTCCTCGCTGTATTGGGGCATGACTTGCGCAACCCGCTCAACGCCATCAACGCGTCGGCGTTCCAGCTCTCGCGCGCGGAGGGCTGGGGCCCGCCGGAGCGGCGCGCGGTGGACCGCATCCGCAAGGCCACGGCGCGCATGGGGAGGATGATCAACGACATCCTCGACTTCGCGCGCAGCCGGCTGGGCGGAGGGATTCCGGTGTCGCGCCAGCGGATGAACCTGGCCGAGGTGTGCCAGGCGACGCTGGAGGAGCTCCAGGTCAGCCACCCGGAGCGGCAGCTCGTCTTCGAGGCACATGGCGACACCTGGGGGCAGTGGGACCCGGACCGCGTGTCCCAGGTGCTGGGCAACCTGGTGGCCAACGCGATTCAGCACGGGCAGGAGGGAGCGCCGGTGCGCACGGTGGTGCGCGGCGAGCCCGACGAGGTGGTGCTGCAGGTGCACAACCTCGGCGAGCCGATTCCGGCCGAGCTGCGGGCGCGCATCTTCGACCCGTTCAAGATGCACCCGGGCCCGAGGGACGCGGAGAAGCAGAAGCGCAGCCTGGGGCTGGGGCTCTACATCGTCAGCCAGATTGCCGGCGTGCACGGGGGCCGCGTGGAGGTGCGCTCCACGGCGGAGGAGGGCACCACCTTCACGGTGTACTGGCCGCGCGTGCCCCCGAGCGTGTGA
- a CDS encoding ornithine cyclodeaminase family protein, translating to MRTLLLTRSDVSRNLQALTLLEDLREAFRTDALARTVAPQRARASLHAEGTAMVLFPGSLPGIPAYTVKVHAKFPGQTPAIQGVVQLHDLATGSLLAIMDSGHLTALRTGVVGALSADVLARPDASRVALIGAGRQAVLQLKSLRLVRSLNHVRVYDSEPERALSFATRMYKELSLPVRMEESVADAVADADIVVAATWSRIPFLHPGMLRPGTHVITLGADEPGKAEVSAELLKQSLFVVDHRGLAVSGGSAGNVGLGEDAIHAELGEIIAGLKPGRTSPEQVTVFGAVGLPFQDLAAAWHVYQPAQGDEAIQGLDFNA from the coding sequence ATGCGCACCCTCCTGCTGACCCGCTCCGATGTGTCCCGCAACCTCCAGGCGCTCACCCTGCTGGAGGACCTGCGTGAGGCCTTCCGCACCGATGCCCTCGCCCGCACGGTGGCCCCGCAGCGCGCTCGCGCCTCCCTGCACGCGGAGGGCACCGCGATGGTGCTCTTCCCCGGCAGCCTGCCCGGCATTCCCGCGTACACGGTGAAGGTGCACGCGAAGTTCCCCGGGCAGACGCCGGCGATTCAGGGCGTGGTGCAGCTGCATGATTTGGCCACGGGCTCGCTGCTGGCCATCATGGACTCCGGGCACCTGACGGCGCTGCGCACGGGCGTGGTGGGAGCGCTCTCCGCGGACGTGCTGGCGCGGCCGGACGCGAGCCGGGTGGCGCTCATCGGCGCGGGGCGGCAGGCGGTGCTGCAGCTCAAGTCGCTGCGGCTGGTGCGCTCGCTGAACCACGTGCGCGTCTACGACTCGGAACCTGAGCGCGCGCTCAGCTTCGCCACGCGCATGTACAAGGAGCTGAGCCTGCCGGTGCGCATGGAGGAGTCGGTGGCGGACGCGGTGGCGGACGCGGACATCGTGGTGGCGGCGACGTGGAGCCGGATTCCCTTCCTGCACCCCGGCATGCTGCGGCCGGGCACGCACGTCATCACCCTGGGCGCGGACGAGCCGGGCAAGGCGGAGGTGTCCGCGGAGCTCTTGAAGCAGTCGCTCTTCGTGGTGGACCACCGGGGGCTGGCCGTCAGCGGCGGCTCCGCGGGCAACGTGGGGCTGGGCGAAGACGCCATCCACGCGGAGCTGGGAGAAATCATCGCGGGCCTGAAGCCGGGGCGCACGTCGCCGGAGCAGGTGACGGTGTTCGGCGCGGTGGGGCTGCCCTTCCAGGACCTGGCCGCCGCGTGGCACGTGTACCAGCCGGCGCAAGGTGACGAGGCCATTCAAGGCCTGGACTTCAACGCATGA